A region of the Apium graveolens cultivar Ventura chromosome 6, ASM990537v1, whole genome shotgun sequence genome:
tctaacatgtcatcaacatagacttccatagtcttgccaataagatccttaaaaattttgtttaccaacctttgataggtggctcctgcgttcttgagaccaaacgccataacaagataacaataaacaccaaagtcaatgatgaatgatacctttggaatatTGTCCTTGTGCATattgatctgattgtatccactaaatccatccatgaagctcagcatttcatgcccagcagtggcatctatcaaagtatcgatccttggtaacggaaaacagtccttaggacaggcgtcatttagatcagtgaagtccacacacatcctccattttccattagccttcttcaccattacagggtttgctaaccactctggaaattgaatctcctcaatgaaaccagcctccaagagcttctccacttcctgttttatagcttcttgcctttctggagcaaaacttcttttcttttgttttactgtcttccgatttgggtccacattcagcttgtcagtaatcagttccgggtctatgcctggcatatcagctgctgaccatgcaaacacatcactattttcttgcaaaaatctcaccaacttccctctaaggggctcctctaatgtggctccaatgaaagtcatcctctcaggattcttggggtctaaaggaatcgacaccaagtcttctgctggctttcctctcttctcatcattttctcggacatctatatcttcaataggaagaacctgccccctaactccatctgccctcagagaggctacataacagcttctagccatttttgatctcctctctcttctccaatcccgttccgggtgggaaacttcataactgaatggtaggaagaagggattgccttgaaggcatgcatccctgttcttcccatgatagcattataagttgaactagcatttaccaccacaaagtccaacatctgtgttgttttccttggttcctgacctatggtggttggcaacttgattatcccttccacaggacattccactcccgcaaatccatatattggcatgtcggttggggtcaattgggagtcgttataccccatccttagaaaggcgtcatggagtaaaatatccactgaagcaccattatccacaaggaccctcttgaccgggctatttcctattatcggtgttatgaccagcggttcatcatgaggaaatttcacaccctctaggtcagaatcatcaaaagccaatgttacttctgtcctggccctcttcggggcttctccgaCAATAtacataacctctctagtatatgcttttctggagtttttggacaatccagcagcagttggtcctctaaatattgtgtttatcacaggccctcgaggtcgtggccctccataaattgtgtttataaccggtcctctaggctggggattccgcccctgatcgtcttggtccctcctacgatcttcaaagttcttccttccactGTTATTTCTATctcctccttctccagtgtatttgttcaatcttccttttcgaatgaggaattcagtttcatctttcagctgcctacactcatcggtgtcatgaccaacatctttgtgaaatctgcaatacttgctcttatctagcttggcaggatcagtcttcaagggcttaggccaacgaatatctcgatctttctcgatttccatcaagatctggcttctaggagcattcagcttagcatactcggtgaacttttgcccaggtcctcccttcttgggggttgaatcagggtttttctcggttctaggatacttgtccttagcgatatactctagatcagttttccgcttcttgcctccagtgggctcgttacttactacggtcttcctcatgctttcttcaaccttgatatacttccctgccctatcctggagctgcaacatgctttcagggggacgtttggccaaggacatcttaaaaaactcatccctacttccttgttgcagtgctatcatggctaccttatcatcaaggtctgggacttttaaagcctcctttgtgaaacgattcaggtaatctctcaaggattcctttgttccctgcacaatgctcataagagatgctgaacttttctcatgaactctcccactgatgaattgcttaataaaagcctgacttaattctctgaacgacccaatagagtttgggggcaagcgactataccacctttgagccatacccgacagggtttgagaaAAGTCTCGACACTTAATAATATCATttacgggctgcaacagcagtgcattagagaatgttctaacatgattagcgggatctcccgtgccgtcataagcttttatagttggcatcttgaacttccttgagatatgggcattcattatatcttcagtgaagggtggagtaggatcatcaggatccccaaggggaagaagattgcttggatcagcccttgggacaacagcccttctctgcactggaccatccaggtctatgatgggaggaggatttctcctcctAGGAGGtgctgggggtctggtggtctggtgcgcctccaggtcacgcctcagcctttgaatctcagcctcgtgagccctgattctttcctgcacttcttggggattcatcccttgggtgctttgagggcgttggctaccatcagccatcggctctttgtcagcacgtctccttcttggggctacttcatcatccgaagattcggagtctctctcagtgtaaggaccagaaaattcatgatcctcagggataggagccaaacctcgtatgtatgggggcgatcgccctcgtgcttcagtccgcccagcatgtccgcttcctccaacctcggggtttaggggcatcccataaggggggttagtagtaacgacagttgaatattcatacccgacgggtcgagaattcacaggtgcatgtacttgttgaacttgaggattcataccttgagtagccgaggggatcgtcccttgtggttgaggttcagttgcccccatctgggcttctccttgcgtggttgcataggttgagtgaggaggcacctccacagttgaagaaatcacttgggttgtccccgttggtgttcctcctccaagggctctaactgttctccgtgttctcgccatggttattgttgtgcttcccacagacggcgccaaatgttatggattaaaaactaatatatataattgttgtatttattactaaggaacgtgagctcaaggcctttaatggctgctctcgtgtttcgtagcttaactctgcatttacgagatgcctacgtatctttgtgaattagagaatcaagccaaaaaacgtaattctgatctgtggggttaggccccttatatagatgtgggagtccttgaattggacttgatataggagacttggtagccaggtgtcagaattagaatggactttggagtcctaaatagtaggaaactgattccttatccttctaggtccctttgaggctaatctgcaaggatttatgtccttatcgggactcttctcaatagttgattttttcccttattaattaattacgaaattaattaatattcagggtttttgggccttttttgttccatcaggcctgatctggtccatcaggcctgatcactgtgttaacctttttggtctgaatgtcatacatctccttattgggcctagcagcccaaataatgtataattaatgtaatatttaattacacaatcatgatttatttatccctatcaataacaatataaaattttaatagcatattatttttaaatataactaACCAATATAACCAATACTATCGAAGTATAATGTCTTACAGGTTCAACAAATTTTATATATTGTTCTAAAAGTCCAATTTAGCCAACCAATTAGAGCCAACGCCATTAGAGATGCTCTGATAAGGATttgtttaatattttattatctaGTAAGGCTAATTAAGTAATTTTAGGAAATACCGACGAATCGatttaatatttcgtctattataatataatatagtatATAGAATTTAAGAACCTATTTGATAGCCAGACATTTCCCATACTAAATACCGGAACATCTTGAAATATTTTGTTGGATCGATAGATATACACAAATTTTTTGCATGACAACCAAATTAACAAAGTAGATTACGATTTGAACGCAGTACTATATTAAAATGTAATTTTATTAATTACTCCAATATCTCAATTTATCTGtcttatttaattttttatagtCAAACTGATTTAAACTTTGACagtaaataaaaatttattcattcattattttgaaaacctgaaatatacatattaaaatagattaaatataatttctaatgatataatttttataaatattttcaattatatactatatgaaattttaattcaaaattatgGTAGTTTGACCGTATAAAGTCAAATATTATAGATAAATTGAGACGAGTTAGTGCTAGTACTAAGTTTGTCGGATACATGGTAAACACTTAAAATAATTACATCTGCGCACATGCATTTATGTTGTAGTACAGGAATATTATCCCTCAGTTTTAAGCATTTTATGCTAATTAACTAGCTAATTGCCAATGATTAAAGGCAAATCAACCTCATCACACCACTCCACACATCTTGTTTCAAAATATGAAGTATCGACTTCATTAGGCAAATAACTTAACCAAACTTGCCCTCCTATCCTCCACTTCAACACACTCCCTTCCATTTCTTTGTTCAATCTCCATTCCACCTTTTCACCACACTCACTTCCACTAAATATCAAGTCACCGTTTCTTGTAAAAGCCCTGCTTGCCCCTGTGTAACGATCTCGAAAATTATTTCCCAACTTATCTCCAACTGATGGCTTCCACGTGGCTAGTTCGATACCCGTTGCATTATCGCACAATGCCGATTCGAAGTTGGCAACGTTTCCATCAGCATTTTGATCCCACTTCCAGTTTTTCATCTTTGATCTCGTCATAGTTCTTGATGTTGCCTTCACTTCCGGAATTTTTAACTTTCCGAAATTACCCTTCAAAACCCTTTGCATTTCCACTTCTTTTTCCAAGTTATCAGTAGACTGGCCTAAACTTACACTTGTCACATAATTTGCTCCCATTTCCGGTCCAATCCAAATCCTAATTCTTGAAGGGAAATACATCTCGTTGATGTAATCATCGTCTTCGTTCTTACTAAAGCCTAATTTGGCAATATGGAAACGTAGATTATCGACACGTGCACTGACTTGAATAAAACCATCATTGAACTTGACAGAATATTCCACCTGCATAACAGCCTCGAGTTGCTGGTGTGCCAATGCGTATTTTAGCACAGCTTCCTGAGGATGCAACGCGAGAAACCGACTTTTTTTTTGGTTACTGCTCGTGAGCCTCATTGCCGAAACAGGCGTGTAAGACTTcataatccatagtccatgagaCTCGAGTGCATAAGAAAATCCAAGATTACGAAACGGCAGAGGTGTTACCAACTGTAACCCTACGCCCAACTCCTTCAAAATCAACAGTTTCGATATCATGTATCCGAAAGTACGCATGAAA
Encoded here:
- the LOC141667869 gene encoding uncharacterized protein LOC141667869; amino-acid sequence: MEIWSWICDLLESNESSLESSSPLFFPLVTSSTYKQPIQVLNKSTSDEIQPIQLKAERSFDTNSGAAVLKFSICYGENTLWVSDTCPLDSKQPFLPLILQLLQEITACAPTAQDSCCPRSQLQKLKPDPVLWILESHSPESISGFFDVIFLMRLFWLCVCDAPPEVGSMYFHTLLAPNLEGFSCSQAPVLRNFFVSVGIDVELCFMRTFGYMISKLLILKELGVGLQLVTPLPFRNLGFSYALESHGLWIMKSYTPVSAMRLTSSNQKKSRFLALHPQEAVLKYALAHQQLEAVMQVEYSVKFNDGFIQVSARVDNLRFHIAKLGFSKNEDDDYINEMYFPSRIRIWIGPEMGANYVTSVSLGQSTDNLEKEVEMQRVLKGNFGKLKIPEVKATSRTMTRSKMKNWKWDQNADGNVANFESALCDNATGIELATWKPSVGDKLGNNFRDRYTGASRAFTRNGDLIFSGSECGEKVEWRLNKEMEGSVLKWRIGGQVWLSYLPNEVDTSYFETRCVEWCDEVDLPLIIGN